One window from the genome of Roseisolibacter agri encodes:
- a CDS encoding zinc-dependent metalloprotease, producing the protein MPTLRSSRVTTVLAAASLAVCAVARPLAAQAAPFGGKTAGHERLDGFLPLHHDARTGKVLLELPGDSTRALLLTTLATGLGSNPVGLDRGMSGENYVVRFDRSGEKVLAVLENWQYRSSDTANAAHQRSVAEAFPPSIVAALPLVGTEGGRLLVDATDFFVRDWMDVPRTLERAGQGSYAVARDRSGINRALTRNFPRNTEVDINLTFASGGRPGPIVERITPDGRAFTLREHLSLVALPDGAYRPREWDPRVGYFGIRFHDFAQPIQRPLQQAWIGRHRLLRGPDGRIANPIVYYVDPGIPEPVKTATMQGVKWWEEAFDKAGLTGGFRVEWLPAGADPMDARYNVVQWENRNERGWSVGGSLGDPRTGEILKAMARMDSHRARTDYNLYAGLMGAEAAAADTAFVLSRVRQVSAHEVGHTLGLGHNYIASTYERGSVMDYPAPRVRLTPAGEIDISQAYDVGPGEYDVWAIRWGYGIFPAASEKDSLRAIVREGLQKGFLYLSDGDARPEFASDPRVNLWDDAATPEEFWRHQTGVRRVAMARFGERVVRPGDPLALLQERFAPVYFMHRFALNSLAKTIGGMEYASAMRGDGQQATRAVAADRQRRALALLVGGLRPRELAIPDTVRALLGPNASAVTPDVELFRSRTRPTFDALGAARTLAQMTIDATLQRERAARLVQQHAFDPRQLSLAEAIDSIAAGTRWPTGAASTTTASAEQAMRFVAQRALLDRLIALAADSDAAPEVRAMAELKLGELGAAAGRAARGLPNGGRIEARAHYRSLATDAEQWLTSREAPKPSPALVAPPGDPFGQP; encoded by the coding sequence ATGCCCACGCTCCGTTCCTCGCGTGTCACCACGGTGCTCGCCGCGGCGTCACTTGCCGTATGCGCGGTCGCGCGCCCGCTCGCCGCCCAGGCGGCACCGTTCGGCGGCAAGACCGCCGGTCACGAGCGGCTCGACGGCTTCCTGCCGCTCCACCACGACGCGCGCACCGGCAAGGTGCTGCTCGAGCTGCCCGGCGACTCCACGCGCGCGCTGCTGCTGACGACCCTCGCCACGGGTCTGGGCTCCAACCCGGTGGGGCTGGACCGCGGCATGAGCGGCGAGAACTACGTCGTGCGCTTCGACCGGTCGGGCGAGAAGGTGCTGGCGGTGCTCGAGAACTGGCAGTACCGCAGCTCCGACACGGCCAACGCCGCGCACCAGCGCAGCGTCGCCGAGGCGTTCCCGCCGAGCATCGTCGCGGCGCTGCCGCTCGTGGGGACCGAGGGCGGGCGGCTGCTGGTGGACGCGACCGACTTCTTCGTGCGCGACTGGATGGACGTGCCGCGCACGCTGGAGCGCGCGGGGCAGGGGAGCTACGCGGTCGCGCGCGACCGCTCGGGGATCAACCGCGCGCTGACGCGCAACTTCCCGCGCAACACCGAGGTCGACATCAACCTGACGTTCGCCTCGGGCGGCCGCCCGGGCCCGATCGTCGAGCGCATCACGCCCGACGGGCGCGCGTTCACGCTGCGCGAGCACCTGTCGCTCGTCGCGCTGCCCGACGGCGCGTACCGCCCGCGCGAGTGGGATCCGCGCGTCGGCTACTTCGGCATCCGCTTCCACGACTTCGCGCAGCCCATCCAGCGCCCGCTGCAGCAGGCGTGGATCGGCCGCCACCGGCTGCTGCGCGGCCCCGACGGCCGCATCGCCAACCCGATCGTGTACTACGTCGATCCCGGCATCCCCGAGCCGGTGAAGACGGCGACGATGCAGGGCGTGAAGTGGTGGGAGGAGGCGTTCGACAAGGCGGGGCTCACGGGCGGCTTCCGCGTCGAGTGGCTGCCCGCCGGCGCCGACCCGATGGACGCGCGCTACAACGTCGTGCAGTGGGAGAACCGCAACGAGCGCGGCTGGTCCGTCGGCGGCTCGCTCGGCGACCCGCGCACGGGCGAGATCCTGAAGGCGATGGCGCGCATGGACAGCCACCGCGCGCGCACCGACTACAACCTCTACGCGGGCCTCATGGGCGCCGAGGCGGCGGCCGCGGACACCGCGTTCGTGCTGTCGCGCGTGCGGCAGGTGAGCGCGCACGAGGTCGGGCACACGCTCGGCCTCGGGCACAACTACATCGCGTCGACGTACGAGCGCGGGAGCGTGATGGACTACCCCGCGCCCCGCGTGCGGCTGACGCCCGCGGGCGAGATCGACATCTCGCAGGCGTACGACGTGGGCCCGGGCGAGTACGACGTGTGGGCGATCCGCTGGGGCTACGGCATCTTCCCGGCTGCGAGCGAGAAGGACTCGCTGCGCGCGATCGTGCGCGAGGGGCTGCAGAAGGGCTTCCTCTACCTGTCGGACGGCGACGCGCGCCCCGAGTTCGCGAGCGACCCGCGCGTGAACCTGTGGGACGACGCCGCCACGCCCGAGGAGTTCTGGCGCCACCAGACCGGCGTGCGGCGCGTCGCGATGGCGCGCTTCGGCGAGCGCGTGGTGCGGCCGGGCGATCCGCTCGCGCTGCTGCAGGAGCGCTTCGCGCCCGTGTACTTCATGCACCGCTTCGCGCTCAACTCGCTCGCCAAGACGATCGGCGGGATGGAGTACGCCAGCGCGATGCGCGGCGACGGCCAGCAGGCGACGCGCGCGGTCGCCGCGGACCGCCAGCGCCGCGCCCTCGCGCTGCTGGTGGGCGGGCTGCGGCCGCGCGAGCTCGCGATCCCCGACACGGTGCGCGCGCTGCTCGGACCCAACGCCAGCGCCGTCACGCCGGACGTGGAGCTGTTCCGGTCGCGCACGCGCCCGACGTTCGACGCCCTGGGCGCCGCGCGCACGCTGGCGCAGATGACGATCGACGCCACGCTGCAGCGCGAGCGCGCCGCGCGCCTGGTGCAGCAGCACGCCTTCGACCCGCGCCAGCTCTCGCTCGCCGAGGCGATCGACTCGATCGCCGCGGGCACGCGCTGGCCCACGGGCGCCGCGAGCACGACGACGGCGTCCGCCGAGCAGGCGATGCGCTTCGTGGCGCAGCGCGCGCTGCTCGACCGCCTGATCGCGCTCGCCGCCGACAGCGACGCGGCGCCCGAGGTCCGCGCGATGGCGGAGCTGAAGCTCGGCGAGCTGGGCGCCGCCGCGGGACGCGCCGCGCGCGGGCTGCCGAACGGCGGGCGGATCGAGGCGCGCGCGCACTACCGCTCGCTCGCGACCGACGCCGAGCAGTGGCTGACGAGCCGCGAGGCGCCCAAGCCGTCGCCCGCGCTCGTCGCGCCGCCGGGCGATCCGTTCGGGCAGCCGTGA
- a CDS encoding DNA glycosylase AlkZ-like family protein — translation MLARSGWARSVGGVGPYLTLFARAGTARADADAAAAAQQIHELPSARGCTYVLPAQDFALGLAVGDGFRDAEMRTAEKLGVTREEIDALCDAVVGALEKSGGPLDPDGLRAATGDRSRSLGEAGKKKGLTTTLPVALGRLQAQGEIRRVPVNGRLDNQRYAYVRWSPNPLASHALSAAEARTELARRYFAWVGPATAGEFQFFSGLGVKAAKEAVAPLGLVPVESGSDRLLLPQDVSAWRAFEAPATPQYALVSSLDAISAARRDVASLLDAGDRERDVLVDDGKERAIGAISDLPSHAILDRGRLIGLWEFDADAGTIAWATFDRRRDAALEAAVAATEAYVRDQLGDARSFSLDSPRSRAPRVRALRAMR, via the coding sequence GTGCTCGCCCGCTCCGGGTGGGCACGCTCGGTCGGCGGCGTGGGGCCGTACCTCACGCTGTTCGCGCGCGCGGGCACCGCGCGCGCGGACGCGGACGCCGCGGCGGCCGCGCAGCAGATCCACGAGCTGCCGTCCGCGCGCGGCTGCACCTACGTCCTCCCCGCGCAGGACTTCGCGCTCGGCCTCGCGGTGGGCGACGGCTTCCGCGACGCGGAGATGCGCACGGCCGAGAAGCTGGGCGTGACGCGCGAGGAGATCGACGCGCTGTGCGACGCGGTCGTCGGCGCGCTGGAGAAGTCTGGTGGCCCCCTCGATCCCGACGGGCTGCGCGCGGCGACCGGCGACCGCTCGCGCAGCCTGGGCGAGGCGGGCAAGAAGAAGGGGCTCACCACCACGCTGCCGGTGGCGCTGGGGCGCTTGCAGGCGCAGGGCGAGATCCGGCGCGTGCCGGTGAACGGGCGCCTCGACAACCAGCGCTACGCCTACGTCCGCTGGTCGCCGAACCCGCTCGCGTCGCACGCGCTGTCCGCCGCGGAGGCGCGCACGGAGCTCGCGCGCCGCTACTTCGCGTGGGTCGGCCCCGCGACGGCGGGCGAGTTCCAGTTCTTCTCGGGGCTCGGCGTGAAGGCGGCGAAGGAGGCGGTGGCGCCGCTCGGCCTCGTGCCGGTGGAGAGCGGCAGCGACCGGCTGCTGCTGCCGCAGGACGTGAGCGCGTGGCGCGCGTTCGAGGCGCCGGCGACGCCGCAGTACGCGCTCGTCAGCTCGCTCGACGCGATCTCCGCCGCGCGGCGCGACGTGGCGTCGCTGCTCGATGCGGGCGATCGCGAGCGCGACGTGCTGGTGGACGACGGCAAGGAGCGCGCGATCGGCGCCATCAGCGACCTGCCGAGCCACGCGATCCTCGACCGCGGGCGCCTGATCGGGCTGTGGGAGTTCGACGCCGACGCGGGCACCATCGCGTGGGCGACGTTCGACCGCCGCCGCGACGCCGCGCTGGAGGCGGCGGTCGCGGCGACCGAGGCGTACGTGCGCGATCAGCTGGGCGACGCGCGCTCGTTCAGCCTCGACTCGCCGCGCAGTCGCGCGCCCCGCGTGCGGGCGTTGCGCGCGATGCGCTGA
- a CDS encoding HIT family protein yields MPKTPMHCPFCDIIGGAGEVSVCYEDAVAMAFMDIQPVNDGHVLVVPRTHYERIEDLPREVGLHLYEVATKLMPVIQQVSGCHDMNVVVNSGSAAGQDVFHFHVHLIPRRAGDGFDVPLPFAASEMPDRTRLDAMAVRIISALRDPMRGDVGAGSAGSTGGAPVA; encoded by the coding sequence ATGCCCAAGACGCCGATGCACTGTCCCTTCTGCGACATCATCGGGGGCGCCGGCGAGGTGTCCGTCTGCTACGAGGACGCCGTCGCCATGGCGTTCATGGACATCCAGCCCGTCAACGACGGCCACGTGCTCGTCGTGCCGCGCACGCACTATGAGCGCATCGAGGACCTGCCGCGCGAGGTCGGGCTGCACCTGTACGAGGTCGCGACGAAGCTCATGCCGGTGATCCAGCAGGTGTCGGGGTGCCACGACATGAACGTCGTCGTGAACTCGGGCTCCGCCGCCGGCCAGGACGTGTTCCACTTCCACGTGCACCTCATCCCGCGCCGCGCGGGCGACGGCTTCGACGTCCCGCTCCCGTTCGCGGCGTCGGAGATGCCCGATCGCACCCGGCTCGACGCGATGGCCGTCCGCATCATCTCGGCGCTGCGCGACCCCATGCGCGGCGACGTGGGCGCGGGCAGCGCCGGCAGCACGGGCGGCGCTCCGGTCGCGTAG
- a CDS encoding prealbumin-like fold domain-containing protein: protein MKSSMRWLALLPVAVMAAAVACRDDTVAPQLTPSDAPQRVLTGSITDEYTAGTPVHGAIFTTTPDGDVVNGNTKYTQKIEVYLDGGPRNANSQAAGLPDGLYVFQITDPPGKLLLSKDPARCRVVQVDGGVIKGTVAVASIPGQDPAAADVWGGSGSTKNNPCHVEDAPEGAAGASGQHDTNADTELGGGTTVQMMPFFDTPNNGGVYKAWITPLKAYLEKGGNLNTQTAGVYSSSPRTLIGYAPDPGFKNPGRNFVKTDNFKVVENPPFIRISKILDGAPYTGWPVTVYELIEGEWVGAGFRPTVATFAIPLGTDVQLLACEAILAGSAPVSATVGGVNAPRVTGGTPAVPTTDGQGHELFCVAVPGTASATTIDVVFTNASPDARISISPLDDTNGIGEPHVLTALVQQDDKKAANTGGGDAVTGFGPAPNGTLVTLSLTNSNGATATFVGGNTCTTTSGTCTVTINSPTAGTVVIHATTTFSVNGVSLTRSTGPGLATAVGDDARKIYSAGSLSWVKIDAATPPRYLAGATFRVRRTHDRFGAAVSTPDLSVTDNVAPDANSADGQFLVAGLPLGRYCIKETAAPAGYLLDPTEQCGDLVSTLNLSIASPNGSANPFVNSLEGRMTGGSGKIEITLPNNGGTLTISTGFTIHCDITLSNNIEINWPGNRWHLDKPIKTATCLDDPNVIPDQPDAPFDTFLGTAEGALNGQAISRISFTFVDGDGSPGGKANDRVSLTIWNTQGQVVLSFTNLPIKGNLQAHEDQPHK from the coding sequence ATGAAGTCGAGCATGCGATGGCTCGCGCTCCTCCCGGTCGCCGTGATGGCGGCCGCGGTAGCCTGTCGCGACGACACCGTCGCCCCGCAGCTCACGCCGTCGGACGCGCCGCAGCGCGTGCTGACGGGATCGATCACCGACGAGTACACCGCCGGCACGCCGGTCCACGGCGCGATCTTCACGACCACGCCGGACGGTGACGTCGTCAACGGGAACACGAAGTACACGCAGAAGATCGAGGTCTACCTGGACGGCGGCCCGCGCAACGCCAACTCGCAGGCGGCCGGGCTGCCCGACGGGCTGTACGTCTTCCAGATCACCGATCCGCCGGGCAAGCTGCTGCTCTCCAAGGACCCGGCACGCTGCCGCGTCGTGCAGGTGGACGGCGGCGTGATCAAGGGAACGGTGGCCGTCGCGTCCATCCCGGGGCAGGATCCCGCCGCCGCCGACGTGTGGGGCGGGTCGGGATCGACCAAGAACAATCCCTGCCATGTCGAGGACGCGCCGGAAGGCGCGGCGGGCGCCTCCGGCCAGCACGACACGAACGCCGACACGGAGCTGGGCGGCGGCACGACCGTCCAGATGATGCCGTTCTTCGACACGCCGAACAACGGCGGCGTCTACAAGGCGTGGATCACGCCGCTCAAGGCATATCTGGAAAAGGGCGGCAACCTGAACACGCAGACGGCGGGCGTCTACTCGTCGTCGCCGCGCACGCTGATCGGCTACGCGCCCGACCCAGGCTTCAAGAATCCCGGGCGCAACTTCGTCAAGACGGACAACTTCAAGGTCGTCGAGAATCCGCCGTTCATCCGCATCTCGAAGATCCTCGACGGTGCGCCCTACACGGGCTGGCCCGTCACGGTCTACGAGCTGATCGAGGGCGAGTGGGTGGGCGCGGGCTTCCGCCCCACGGTCGCCACCTTCGCGATCCCGCTCGGCACCGACGTCCAGCTGCTGGCCTGCGAGGCGATCCTTGCGGGCTCCGCCCCGGTCTCCGCCACCGTCGGCGGCGTCAACGCGCCGCGGGTCACGGGTGGAACGCCAGCCGTGCCGACCACGGACGGGCAGGGGCATGAGCTCTTCTGCGTGGCGGTGCCTGGCACCGCGAGCGCGACGACGATCGACGTCGTGTTCACCAACGCGTCGCCGGACGCGCGCATCTCCATCTCGCCGCTGGACGACACCAACGGCATCGGTGAGCCGCACGTCCTGACCGCGCTGGTGCAGCAGGACGACAAGAAGGCGGCGAACACGGGTGGTGGCGACGCGGTGACCGGCTTCGGGCCGGCGCCGAACGGCACGCTCGTGACGCTCAGCCTCACGAACAGCAACGGCGCGACCGCGACGTTCGTGGGCGGCAACACGTGCACGACGACCAGCGGCACGTGCACGGTGACGATCAACAGCCCGACTGCCGGCACGGTCGTCATCCACGCGACGACCACGTTCAGCGTGAACGGGGTGAGCCTCACGCGTTCCACCGGCCCCGGGCTCGCCACGGCGGTCGGCGACGACGCGCGGAAGATCTACAGCGCCGGCTCGCTGAGCTGGGTGAAGATCGACGCGGCGACGCCGCCACGCTATCTCGCGGGCGCGACGTTCCGCGTGCGGCGGACGCATGATCGCTTCGGCGCCGCCGTGAGCACGCCCGACTTGAGCGTGACCGACAACGTCGCGCCCGACGCGAACTCCGCCGACGGCCAGTTCCTCGTTGCGGGGCTGCCGCTCGGCCGCTACTGCATCAAGGAGACGGCGGCGCCCGCCGGCTATCTGCTCGATCCCACCGAGCAGTGTGGCGACCTCGTCTCGACGCTGAACCTCTCGATCGCGTCGCCCAACGGCAGCGCGAACCCGTTCGTCAACAGCCTGGAAGGGCGGATGACGGGCGGCAGCGGCAAGATCGAGATCACGCTGCCCAACAACGGGGGCACGCTGACGATCAGCACCGGCTTCACGATCCACTGCGACATCACGCTCTCGAACAACATCGAGATCAACTGGCCGGGCAACCGGTGGCATCTCGACAAGCCGATCAAGACGGCCACGTGCCTCGACGATCCGAACGTGATCCCGGACCAGCCGGACGCGCCGTTCGACACCTTCCTCGGCACCGCCGAGGGCGCGCTGAACGGCCAGGCGATCTCGCGGATCTCGTTCACCTTCGTGGACGGTGACGGATCGCCCGGCGGCAAGGCGAACGACCGCGTGTCGCTCACGATCTGGAACACGCAGGGGCAGGTGGTCCTGAGCTTCACGAACCTCCCGATCAAGGGGAACCTGCAGGCGCACGAGGACCAGCCGCACAAGTAG
- a CDS encoding threonine ammonia-lyase: MSTASRVTLDGIRRAQRAIDPAFLDSPQLESAPLNDALGARVVLKVETLNPVRSFKGRGADWFVASLVAEAAARGAPPPRVVCASAGNFGQGIADAARRRGARATVYAAHTANTLKIARMRALGAEVRLAGDDFDAAKDAARAAAAEEGVPFVEDGRELAVTEGAGTMGLELARWPAPLDVALVPLGNGALLAGVGHALRALSPGTRLVAVCAAGAPSMARSLREGRVVRTERAATIADGIAVRVPVPEALDDLRGAVDEVVLVDDDAIREAMRLVHRHVGLVVEPAGVVGVAAALAHPALVRGALAATPLCGGNLTPEQMRDWL; encoded by the coding sequence GTGAGCACGGCATCCCGCGTCACGCTCGACGGCATCCGCCGCGCGCAGCGTGCGATCGATCCGGCGTTCCTCGACTCGCCGCAGCTCGAGTCCGCGCCGCTGAACGACGCGCTCGGCGCACGGGTGGTGCTGAAAGTCGAGACGCTCAACCCCGTCCGCTCGTTCAAGGGGCGGGGCGCGGACTGGTTCGTCGCGTCGCTGGTGGCGGAGGCGGCGGCGCGTGGGGCGCCGCCGCCGCGCGTGGTGTGCGCGTCGGCCGGCAACTTCGGGCAGGGGATCGCCGACGCCGCGCGCCGCCGCGGCGCGCGCGCGACCGTGTACGCCGCGCACACCGCCAACACGCTCAAGATCGCGCGCATGCGCGCGCTGGGCGCCGAGGTGCGGCTGGCGGGCGACGACTTCGACGCGGCGAAGGACGCGGCGCGCGCCGCCGCGGCCGAGGAAGGCGTGCCGTTCGTGGAGGACGGGCGCGAGCTGGCCGTGACCGAGGGCGCGGGGACGATGGGGCTGGAGCTCGCGCGCTGGCCCGCGCCGCTCGACGTCGCGCTGGTGCCGCTGGGCAATGGCGCGCTGCTCGCCGGCGTCGGGCACGCGCTGCGCGCGCTGTCGCCGGGCACGCGGCTGGTGGCGGTGTGCGCTGCCGGCGCCCCGTCGATGGCGCGGTCGCTGCGGGAGGGGCGCGTGGTGCGGACGGAGCGCGCCGCCACGATCGCGGACGGCATCGCGGTGCGCGTGCCCGTGCCCGAGGCGCTCGACGACCTGCGCGGCGCGGTCGACGAGGTCGTGCTCGTGGACGACGACGCGATACGCGAGGCGATGCGGCTGGTGCACCGCCACGTCGGGCTCGTCGTCGAGCCCGCGGGCGTGGTGGGCGTCGCGGCCGCGCTGGCGCACCCGGCGCTCGTGCGCGGCGCGCTGGCGGCCACGCCGCTGTGCGGCGGCAACCTCACGCCCGAGCAGATGCGCGACTGGCTGTAG
- a CDS encoding SdrD B-like domain-containing protein has translation MSRALRYLAVSTIGLAWGCADTPTVAPRAPARDPLAPTVQPSFAIGGGGPTGAIFTTVPDGSIVNENVRYRDKREVYLDGGPRGGSPQTAAGLDDGDYVFQITDPSGKYLLSQDKSECRLIRVRNGVIVKLLDRASDGTLTEHSASDACHTNDGPEGAAGSSGKHDTNVDVDYGANGAIVVQMMPYANTPNPGGVYKAWISKIDEYAAKATGKGVSDPFTEPLKRINGRDAQPCSQGCYQADPGFGPPRNFQKTDNFKVQEEARLRVVKVNDLDGDGVRDSGEPTLPDWGVAFIETLGDGTEAPPILDVTPATRTFVPGDQVTVCEASLTDWVFSFATVNGTAAGAPTTRSIGGTTYYCIPVTVGASGTTVEIAFGNFQYGVKSGYKFHDRNINGVWNTATEEGLAGWTINLTGADGKGNAVSRTTTTGAGGAYTFTQLPPGTYTVAEACPTGWYQSYPTPSGAPPGVCGTGVHTFTIVSGAPGAPDVHANNNFGNYQPSTKTGVKYHDLNGNGTRDAGEPGIAGVTIKLLSGGSPVQSAVTDANGAYTLSNILPGTYLVCEVLPDGYAQSAPNAGTTLGTGESLADCPAATPAYGAKGYQIVVSASAQSFTGNDFGNFQNGSIAGVKISDANGNGTQDGGEVGLAAWPIHLFGTTGLGAAVHRHTTTNGSGQFTFANVPPGQYRLCEEQKAGFVQRFPTLATTGAIDCGALLASVHDPVLPGIGYSLTLQSGQNLNAGLDFLNQPNQGCTPGFWQGGFGIDLWNTVNDPQWGPPRITNGSTNPFIQTTLFNSFFEPAPELVGETMLGIVGTGGTDDEARKAARSLIAGYLNTTALSAYPFSQSELVSKWSAANSEVDAGQRLARLLALHTLLDAANNLHNTVLCQ, from the coding sequence GTGAGCAGAGCCCTTCGCTACCTCGCTGTCTCGACCATCGGTCTCGCATGGGGGTGCGCCGACACCCCGACCGTCGCGCCGCGCGCGCCGGCGCGCGACCCGCTCGCGCCGACCGTCCAACCGTCGTTCGCGATCGGCGGTGGCGGACCCACCGGCGCGATCTTCACGACGGTGCCCGACGGCTCGATCGTGAACGAGAACGTGCGCTACCGCGACAAGCGCGAGGTCTATCTCGACGGCGGCCCGCGTGGCGGCTCCCCGCAGACCGCGGCCGGCCTGGACGACGGCGACTACGTCTTCCAGATCACCGATCCGTCGGGCAAGTACCTGCTGTCGCAGGACAAGTCCGAGTGCCGACTGATCCGCGTGCGGAATGGCGTGATCGTCAAGCTGCTCGACCGAGCGTCGGACGGCACGCTCACCGAGCACTCGGCCAGCGACGCGTGCCACACGAACGACGGGCCCGAGGGCGCCGCCGGCAGCAGCGGGAAGCACGACACCAACGTCGACGTCGACTACGGCGCCAACGGCGCGATCGTCGTGCAGATGATGCCCTACGCCAACACGCCCAATCCGGGCGGCGTCTACAAGGCGTGGATCTCGAAGATCGACGAGTACGCCGCGAAGGCGACGGGCAAGGGCGTCAGCGATCCGTTCACCGAGCCGCTGAAGCGCATCAACGGCCGCGACGCGCAGCCGTGCAGCCAGGGCTGCTACCAGGCCGATCCGGGCTTCGGCCCGCCGCGCAACTTCCAGAAGACCGACAACTTCAAGGTGCAGGAGGAGGCGCGCCTGCGCGTCGTGAAGGTCAACGACCTCGATGGCGACGGCGTGCGCGATTCCGGCGAACCGACGCTGCCGGATTGGGGCGTCGCCTTCATCGAGACGCTCGGCGACGGCACCGAGGCCCCGCCGATCCTCGACGTGACACCGGCGACGCGCACCTTCGTGCCGGGCGATCAGGTCACCGTCTGCGAGGCGAGCCTCACCGACTGGGTGTTCTCGTTCGCGACGGTGAACGGCACCGCGGCCGGTGCGCCCACGACGCGCTCCATCGGCGGCACCACGTACTACTGCATCCCCGTGACCGTCGGCGCGTCCGGCACGACCGTCGAGATCGCGTTCGGCAACTTCCAGTACGGCGTGAAGAGCGGCTACAAGTTCCACGACCGCAACATCAACGGCGTGTGGAACACGGCGACCGAGGAAGGCCTCGCCGGCTGGACGATCAACCTCACCGGCGCCGACGGGAAGGGGAACGCGGTCAGCCGCACCACGACGACGGGGGCGGGCGGCGCCTACACGTTCACGCAGCTCCCGCCGGGGACGTACACGGTGGCCGAGGCGTGCCCCACCGGCTGGTACCAGTCGTACCCGACCCCGTCGGGCGCGCCGCCGGGCGTCTGCGGCACGGGCGTGCACACGTTCACCATCGTGTCCGGCGCGCCGGGCGCGCCCGACGTGCACGCGAACAACAACTTCGGCAACTACCAGCCGAGCACGAAGACGGGCGTCAAGTACCACGACCTGAACGGCAACGGCACGCGCGACGCCGGTGAGCCCGGGATCGCGGGCGTGACGATCAAGCTGCTGAGCGGTGGGAGCCCAGTGCAGTCGGCGGTCACCGACGCCAACGGCGCGTACACGCTGTCGAACATCCTGCCGGGCACGTACCTCGTGTGCGAGGTGCTGCCGGACGGCTACGCGCAGTCGGCGCCCAACGCGGGCACGACGCTCGGCACGGGCGAGTCGCTGGCGGACTGCCCCGCGGCCACGCCGGCCTACGGCGCGAAGGGCTACCAGATCGTCGTCAGCGCGTCGGCGCAGAGCTTCACCGGCAACGACTTCGGCAACTTCCAGAACGGGTCGATCGCGGGCGTGAAGATCTCCGACGCCAACGGCAACGGCACGCAGGACGGCGGCGAGGTCGGGCTGGCGGCCTGGCCGATCCACCTGTTCGGGACGACCGGGCTCGGAGCGGCCGTGCATCGTCACACGACCACGAACGGCAGCGGCCAGTTCACCTTCGCGAACGTGCCGCCGGGCCAGTACCGGCTGTGCGAGGAGCAGAAGGCGGGCTTCGTGCAGCGGTTCCCGACGCTCGCGACGACGGGCGCGATCGACTGCGGCGCGCTGCTGGCGTCGGTGCACGATCCGGTGCTGCCGGGCATCGGCTACAGCCTCACGCTGCAGTCGGGCCAGAATCTCAACGCGGGCCTCGACTTCCTGAACCAGCCGAACCAGGGGTGCACGCCGGGCTTCTGGCAGGGTGGCTTCGGCATCGACCTGTGGAACACGGTGAACGACCCGCAGTGGGGCCCGCCGCGCATCACGAACGGGAGCACCAACCCGTTCATCCAGACCACGCTCTTCAACAGCTTCTTCGAGCCCGCGCCCGAGTTGGTCGGGGAGACGATGCTCGGCATCGTCGGCACGGGCGGCACGGATGACGAGGCGCGCAAGGCGGCCCGGTCGCTGATCGCGGGCTACCTGAACACCACCGCGCTCTCGGCGTATCCATTCTCGCAGTCGGAGCTGGTGAGTAAGTGGAGCGCAGCCAACAGCGAAGTTGACGCCGGTCAGCGGCTGGCGAGGCTGCTCGCGCTGCACACGCTGTTGGACGCGGCGAACAACCTGCACAACACGGTGCTGTGCCAGTGA
- a CDS encoding HNH endonuclease: MPRPLSRRSVPRTALARVPRRPRRRFGAAECSEQLVKRSLKAAALRDCGRRCVYCATPLERETATLDHVYPRAHGGGNVPGNLVASCVRCNRLKGDLLPQEFFLRHPWAGLNFMRYARAVHRALKRNARRAVSLACAA, encoded by the coding sequence ATGCCGCGTCCGTTGAGCCGCCGCAGTGTTCCCCGCACCGCGCTCGCCCGCGTCCCGCGCCGCCCCCGCCGGCGGTTCGGCGCCGCCGAGTGCAGCGAGCAGCTCGTGAAGCGCTCGCTGAAGGCCGCCGCGCTCCGCGACTGCGGACGGCGCTGCGTGTACTGCGCGACTCCGCTGGAGCGCGAGACCGCGACGCTCGACCACGTCTATCCGCGCGCGCATGGCGGCGGCAACGTGCCGGGCAACCTCGTCGCGTCGTGCGTGCGCTGCAACCGCCTCAAGGGCGACCTGCTGCCGCAGGAGTTCTTCCTGCGGCATCCGTGGGCGGGGCTGAACTTCATGCGCTACGCGCGCGCCGTGCACCGCGCGCTCAAGCGCAACGCGCGGCGGGCGGTCAGCCTCGCCTGCGCGGCCTGA